From the genome of Argentina anserina chromosome 4, drPotAnse1.1, whole genome shotgun sequence, one region includes:
- the LOC126790171 gene encoding myosin-10-like, which produces MTPIGVQVQALLNSTGLSQETKPPSTKEGEPATTRAEQAPVGHPVAGDQMSNNLVSDNEKLKALVNSLEKKIEETSRLSEERLKQATVAESKIIELKSTMQRLDEKLSDIQTEDRVLRQNSLRMSPSQMTSLNI; this is translated from the exons ATGACTCCGATAGGTGTGCAGGTTCAG GCTTTGTTAAATTCAACTGGTCTATCACAAGAAACTAAACCACCAAGTACAAAAGAAGGTGAACCTGCAACGACAAGAGCTGAACAAGCTCCTGTGGGACATCCAGTTGCTGGTGATCAGATGTCCAACAACCTTGTTTCTGACAATGAGAAGCTGAAG GCTTTGGTAAATTCACTGGAAAAGAAGATTGAGGAAACAAGCAGGCTTAGTGAAGAAAGATTGAAGCAGGCTACAGTCGCCGAGTCTAAGATAATTGAATTGAAGAGTACCATGCAGAG ACTCGACGAAAAACTCTCCGACATTCAAACCGAGGACCGAGTTTTACGGCAGAATTCGTTGCGCATGTCACCTTCTCAAATGACATCTCTGAACATTTAG
- the LOC126789902 gene encoding beta-amylase 1, chloroplastic, whose protein sequence is MACSSITHQIGALAGNPISAAETSTSSGEATMSVTAAAAWKSPAASLTCKLNNPEMKDGAAMLTPPQSPCRSPVLGATRADLSVACQAYAAEAPAVEVEVEHELKGAVKTIDGVPVFVMVPLDSVTMNHTVNRKKAINASLHALKSAGVEGIMMDVWWGLVERDAPGAYNWGGYNELLEMAKKHGLKVQAVMSFHRCGGNVGDSCTIPLPNWVVEEVNNDPNLAYTDQWGKRNYEYLSLGVDTLPVLKGRTPVQCYADFMRAFRDNFKHLLGDTIVEIQVGMGPAGELRYPSYPEGDGTWSFPGIGAFQCFDKYMLSSLKAHCESEGKPKWGSTGPTDAGHYNNWPEDTPFFRKEGGGWNSTYGEFFLGWYSQMLLDHGERILSAAKSTYRDEGVKISVKVSGIHWHYGTRSHAPELTAGYYNTRFHNGYLPIAQMLARHGAIFNFTCIEMHDHEQPQDAQCSPEGLVRQVALATQKAGVPLAGENALPRYDDYAHKQILQASALNIKGNTEGKQMCAFTYLRMNPQLFQADNWRRFVSFVKKMKEGKNTQKCREQVEREAEHLVHVTTPLVQERMLSL, encoded by the exons ATGGCGTGCAGCAGCATCACACACCAGATCGGAGCTCTGGCCGGGAATCCGATCTCGGCCGCGGAGACAAGCACGTCGTCCGGGGAAGCGACGATGAGCGTGACCGCGGCGGCCGCATGGAAGTCGCCGGCGGCGAGCCTGACGTGCAAGCTAAACAATCCTGAAATGAAGGACGGCGCCGCGATGCTGACGCCGCCGCAGAGCCCGTGCCGGTCGCCGGTTCTCGGCGCGACGCGGGCGGATCTTTCGGTGGCGTGCCAGGCGTACGCGGCGGAGGCGCCGGcggtggaggtggaggtggagcACGAGCTGAAGGGGGCGGTGAAGACGATCGACGGCGTGCCGGTATTCGTGATGGTGCCCTTGGATAGCGTGACGATGAATCACACGGTGAATCGGAAGAAGGCAATTAACGCGAGTCTTCACGCGCTGAAGAGCGCTGGGGTGGAGGGGATCATGATGGACGTGTGGTGGGGCCTGGTGGAGAGGGACGCGCCCGGCGCGTACAACTGGGGCGGTTACAACGAGCTGTTGGAGATGGCCAAGAAGCACGGCCTTAAAGTCCAGGCCGTCATGTCGTTCCACCGGTGCGGCGGGAACGTCGGCGATTCTTGCAC GATTCCTTTACCCAATTGGGTTGTGGAGGAGGTGAACAATGATCCAAACCTTGCATATACTGATCAATGGGGAAAGAGGAACTACGAGTATCTTTCACTTGGTGTTGATACACTTCCGGTACTTAAAGGCCGCACGCCTGTGCAATGTTATGCTGATTTTATGCGTGCCTTCAGAGATAACTTCAAACACCTTCTTGGTGACACCATTGTG GAAATCCAAGTTGGAATGGGTCCAGCTGGTGAGCTCCGATACCCATCATATCCAGAGGGGGACGGTACATGGTCATTCCCCGGAATTGGTGCCTTCCAGTGTTTTGACAAG TATATGCTCAGTAGCTTGAAAGCTCATTGTGAATCTGAGGGCAAGCCAAAATGGGGTAGCACAGGCCCCACTGATGCTGGTCACTACAATAACTGGCCGGAAGATACCCCATTCTTCAGAAAAGAGGGTGGAGGCTGGAACAGTACTTATGGTGAATTCTTCCTTGGTTGGTACTCTCAGATGCTCCTGGATCATGGTGAGAGGATCCTTTCCGCAGCCAAGTCTACCTATCGGGACGAGGGTGTGAAAATCTCAGTAAAGGTCTCTGGCATTCATTGGCATTATGGAACCCGGTCCCATGCTCCCGAGCTCACAGCAGGGTACTACAACACAAGATTCCACAATGGTTACCTACCAATTGCTCAGATGTTAGCCCGTCATGGCGCCATTTTCAATTTCACTTGCATTGAGATGCATGATCACGAGCAGCCACAAGACGCCCAGTGTTCCCCTGAAGGGCTTGTTAGGCAAGTGGCCTTGGCCACTCAGAAAGCAGGAGTACCACTTGCAGGTGAAAATGCATTGCCAAGGTATGATGACTATGCGCACAAGCAGATCTTGCAAGCATCCGCGTTGAACATTAAGGGTAACACCGAAGGCAAGCAGATGTGTGCATTCACATACCTGAGGATGAACCCGCAACTCTTCCAGGCCGACAATTGGAGGCGCTTTGTGTCATTTgtgaagaaaatgaaggaaGGAAAGAACACTCAAAAGTGTAGGGAACAAGTGGAGAGGGAAGCCGAGCATTTAGTGCACGTTACGACACCTCTGGTCCAGGAGAGGATGCTGTCGCTTTGA